One window of the Xenopus tropicalis strain Nigerian chromosome 10, UCB_Xtro_10.0, whole genome shotgun sequence genome contains the following:
- the csf3 gene encoding granulocyte colony-stimulating factor, with product MFSLRDFLFILCLSWRVLSAPLPGILSTNKEFLQINKEFSRKITRDAEKLKNLMCDNHGLCEKSELTLIQEHLQLPDVPLGQCQAGSFSQEGCFSQLSNGLQELQRRVVAMPGHLPEADLQRLEKDISDLLVNIQEEMEAQGITAQSSPSQALPTYSKGFHKKVAMFLILSDLASTMGTLQSLLG from the exons ATGTTCTCACTTAGAG ATTTCCTCTTCATTTTGTGCCTGTCTTGGCGGGTCCTCTCAGCGCCCCTCCCTGGAATTTTATCCACGAACAAAGAATTTCTGCAGATTAACAAGGAATTTAGCCGGAAAATCACCAGGGATGCGGAGAAACTGAAGAACCTTATG TGTGACAATCACGGTCTGTGTGAGAAGAGTGAGCTGACACTCATTCAGGAGCATCTCCAGCTGCCAGACGTGCCTCTGGGCCAATGCCAGGCCGGTTCCTTTAGCCAG GAGGGCTGCTTTTCTCAACTGTCCAATGGCCTGCAAGAGCTCCAGAGAAGGGTTGTGGCCATGCCCGGGCACCTACCGGAGGCAGATCTTCAGAGACTGGAAAAGGACATCAGTGACTTGCTTGTCAACATCCAAGAAGAG ATGGAGGCCCAAGGCATCACCGCTCAGAGCTCCCCATCCCAGGCACTGCCAACATACAGCAAGGGCTTCCACAAGAAAGTAGCCATGTTCCTTATCCTTTCCGACTTGGCCAGCACCATGGGGACCTTGCAGAGCTTACTGGGATAA